One window of Psychrobacillus sp. FSL H8-0483 genomic DNA carries:
- a CDS encoding EscU/YscU/HrcU family type III secretion system export apparatus switch protein → MTEGKHTRKEAVALTYKPGRLDAPTIVAKGKGKIAENILAKAKEHDVPIQEDASLVELLGQLDINQSIPEELYQAVAEVFAFIYKMDKEKRKKN, encoded by the coding sequence ATGACAGAAGGCAAACATACTCGTAAAGAAGCGGTTGCGTTAACGTATAAACCAGGGCGTTTAGATGCGCCGACCATTGTAGCAAAAGGAAAAGGGAAAATAGCAGAAAACATCTTGGCCAAAGCCAAAGAGCATGATGTGCCAATTCAAGAGGATGCGAGCTTGGTAGAACTTCTCGGTCAATTAGATATTAATCAATCCATACCAGAAGAGCTATATCAAGCAGTGGCGGAGGTTTTTGCATTTATTTATAAGATGGATAAAGAAAAGAGGAAAAAAAATTAA